CAACGTGGCGCGTGTGGCGGGCAAGAAGGCCGGGGGGCTCGTCCTGGTGCTGGATGCGCTCAAGGGCGCGCTGCCGGTGCTGCTGGCCTTGCAGCTGATGCCGGGCGAGCCCCGGGCCCATGTGGCCGTGGGGCTGGCGGCGTTTCTCGGCCACTGCTTCCCCGTGTGGCTGAAGCTGCGCGGAGGCAAGGGCGTGGCCACCGCGCTGGGCGTGCTGCTCGTGCTGGTGCCCCTGGCGGCGCTCGTGGGCGGCGCCGTGTACGCGCTGGTGGTGAAGGTGGCGCGGATGAGCTCGCTGGGCTCGCTCTCGGCGGGGGCGGCCGCCGTGGGGACCGCGGCGTTCACCGCCGCCGCGCCCGAGTACGCGCTTCTCTCAGGCCTCCTCTTCGCCTTCATGCTCTGGACGCACCGGGGCAACATCGGGCGTCTGCTTCGAAGGACCGAGCGCCGGTTCTGAGCGCCGTTCCGCGAGGGGAGCGCCCCAACGGCCTAACCGGTAGCCCAGCAGCTCGCACTCGATGGGGCCGTTCCACACCTCGCGGCGGCTGGAGGGCCGGGCGTGGAAGGCGCTCTCGAAGCCGGGGTTGCCGGAGAGGATGTGGGCGCGCCAGCCGTCCAGCTCCTGGAAGCTCTCCCCGAGCTTGAAATAGAAGGTCTTCATGCCCTTCTGGCCGCCCGTGCCGATGCGCTCGCCATAGGGCGGGTTGGTGATGAGCAGCCCCCCGGGCTTGGGCAGGGGCAGGGGCTTCGTGGCATCGCCCTCGGCCACCTGAATCTCCTCGGAGAGCCGCGCGGCCTTGATGTTGCGGCGCGCGGCCTCCAGGGCCTCGGGATCCTTGTCGAAGCCCAGGATGGGAAAGAGCACCTTGCGCTCGTTGCGGCGGGCATCCGCGCGCAGGTCCTCCAGCAGCTCCCGGGCCCGGGGGCCCTGATGCGGCCAGCGCTCCACCGCGAAGGGCCGGCCGATGCCGGGCGCCCGGTGCCGGGCGATGAACCCCGCCTCGATGAGCAGCGTGCCGGAGCCGCACATGGGGTCCACCAGCGGCTCCTCGCCGGTGTAGTTCGCCGCGCGCAGCAGGGCGGCCGCCAGCGTCTCCTTGAGCGGCGCCGCCGTGGGCCGCACGCGGTAGCCGCGGCGGTTCAGGGGCTCGCCGCACAGGTCCAGCGAGAGCGACAGCTTCTCCTTCGCCAGGTGCGCCACCACGCGCACGTCCGGCTCCCGCGTGTTCACGTCCGGCCGGGCGCCCAGGGTGCCCCGCATGCGGTCCACGAGGGCATCCTTGACCTTGAGCGCCACGAAGCCCGAGTGGCTGTGCTCGCTGTCGCGCAGCGTCGCCTCCACCGCGAAGGTGTGGTCCGGGGTGAGGTGCTCCTCCCAGGGCACGCTCGCCGCGGCCTCGTAGAGCCCCTCCGCCCCCCGGGCCTCGAACTCCCCCAGGGGGTAGAGCACGCGCATGGCGATGCGGGACCAGAGGCAGACCTGGAGGGCCTCGTACAGGGAGGCGAGGAAGCGCACGCCTCCCCGGTCCTGACGGATGCGGCGGGCCCCCAGCTCGCGAAGCTCCTCGGCCAGGAGGTCCTCGGTACCGCGCGCGGTGGTGGCGAAAAGGGGGAGGCGTTCGGCCATGGTGCTCCGCCCTTAACGGACCTGGGGCCTCTTGGGAACGGGGAAGAGGCTCATTGGGCCACGACTTCGTACAGGGCGAAGGTGGCGTCCTCCTGGGCGGCCCCAGCGGCCTTGGCCGCCTGGAAGTCCTCGGATTGGAGGTAGGCCCTCAGGGCGTCCCGGTCCCGCCAGCGCGTCATCAGCAGGAACTCGGGCTGCCGCTCGAAGGACCGGAGGACTTCCAGGCCCAGGAAGCCCTCGTGCCGGTCCACGAGCCGGGCACGCTCCTGGAACCGGGCGGCCAGGGCGTCCCCCTGGCCCTCGGGTGGCCGGAATCGGGAGATGGCGACGATCATCCCCCGGACTCTACATCGCCCCCGCGCCGGGCATCTCGCCCACCCCGCGCAAGAGCACCTCGCGGGGCTTGGCGCCATCGGCGGGGCCGACCACGCCCTCGCGCTCCATGCGTTCGATCATGCGCGCGGCGCGGTTGTAGCCGATGCGCATCTTGCGCTGGAGCATGGAGATGGAGACGGCGCGCATCTCGCTCACCGTGGCGAGCGCCTGGTCGTACAGCTCGTCGGACAGCTCGTCCTCCTCGCCGCCGCCCTCGGTGTCCTCGTCGCGCGGCTTGAGGATGGACTCGTCGAAGACGGGCTTGCCCTGGGCCTTGAGGTGGTCCACCGCGCGCTTGATTTCCGTCTCGGAGACGTAGGCGCCGTGCACGCGCTGCAGGTGGGCGCTCGTGGGCGGCATGATGAGCATGTCGCCCATGCCCAGCAGGGCCTCGGAGCCCACCGTGCCGAGAATGGTCATCGAGTCCGGCTTGGAGCGCAGCATGAAGCTGACGCGCGTGGGGAAGTTGGCCTTGATGACGCCCGTCACCACGTCCGTGGAGGGACGCTGGGTGGCGACCATCAGGTGGATGCCGGAGGCGCGCGCCATCTGCGCCAGGCGCGCCACGTACGTCTCCACCTCGCGGCTGGCCACCATCATGAGGTCCGCCAGCTCGTCGATGATGACGACGAGGTAGGGCAGCTTCTTGAGCTCCTTCTTCTCCGGGGCCACCTCGGGGGCGCTCTCCTCCAGGACGGCGTCCTCCTCGGCCTCCGCGTGGACCTCGGGCACGTCCTCCTCGGACTCGACCGCCTCGCGCATGTCCTCCAGGTCGTCCCTGGGCGCGGCGACCCCGGGACCGTCGCTGGACGGGGCGCCGTCGACGACGAGCACCTTCTTGGCCTTGGCGGGCTTCTTCTCCTCGGCGGCCTTCTCGGGTTTGACCTCGGTGGCGGAGCTCTCCACGAACTTGTTGTACCCGGCGATGTTGCGCACGCCCGCCTCGGACAGCAGCTGGTAGCGGCGCTCCATCTCCTCCACGGCCCAGCGCAGCGCGAGTGCCGCCTTCTTCGGATCGGTGACGACGGGCAGCAGCAGGTGGGGGATGCCCTCGTACACGGACAGCTCGAGCATCTTCGGGTCCACCATGATGAAGCGGACCTCCTCCGGCGTGGACTTCAGGAGGATGCTCATGATCATCGAGTTGACCGCCACGGACTTACCCGAGCCGGTGGTGCCCGCGATGAGCAGGTGCGGGGCCTTGGCCAGGTCGAGCACGTACGGCATGCCCTCGATGTCCTTGCCCATGCACATGGTGAGCTTGCTCTGGCTCTTCTGGAAGGCGTCCTGCTCGGCGATCTCCTTGAGGTAGACGGTCTCGCGGTCCTTGTTGGGCACTTCGATGCCCACCACGCCCTTGCCGGGGATGGGGGCGACGATGCGCACGCGCATGGCCTCCATGGCCATGGCGAGATCGTCCGAGAGCGCGGCGATCTTGCTCACCTTGATGCCGGGCCCCGGGAGGAACTCGTACATGGTGACGACGGGACCGGGGCGGATCTCCACCACCTCGCCCTGGATGCCGAAGTCGGCCAGCTTGGCGCGCAGCTTCTCGGCGGTGACGAGGAACGTGTCCTTGTCCAGCGCCGTGCGCTCCTTCAAGTCACACTCGAGCACGCTCAGCGGCGGCAGCGAGAAGCTCTTGCGGCCTCCGACGAACTCGAACTCCTCCATGTCGCGCTTCTTCGGCGCGGTGGGCTTGGGCGGGGCCTTGGGCTCCACGATGAGCGGCATGCGGGCCAGCGCCGAGGCGGGCGCGGGCACGATGGCCGAGGGACCCGCGGCCACGGGGGCCGCTGCGGGGGAACTGGGGACCGCCACGGGGGCAGGCGCCGCATCCTCCTCCTCGGAGGAGGCCGCCGGAGACATGGGGAACACGGCGGCGGGCGTGGCCGGCGCGGTGACGATGTTGGGCGTCTTGCGGTCCCGCTTGCGCGGGGGCTCGGCGGCCACCGCCTCGGGGGAGGGGATGTTGGGGGTAGGGGAGAGGAAGGACGCCCAGGCGGGATCCGCACCCGGGGCAGGCCGCTTCTCGGCCTGGGCCACGGGGGCCGCTGCGGGCTCGGAGGGCTTCTCCTTGGCCTGCGCCTTGGCCTCGCGGGTGACCTCCTTGGCCTCCTTGGCGGCCTTCTTGGCGGCCAGCAGCTGCTCCTTCTCGGCCTCGCGTGCCAGGCGCACGGCCTCCTCGGCCATGGCCTCGGCCTCGGCGGCCTCGGCTTCCGCGGCCTCGCGCTCGGCCTCCAGCAGCTCCTCCTCGTCCGCCTCGAGCTGGGCGAGGAACGCGGCCTCCTCCTCCTTCTCCTTGGCGGCCCGCTCCTGGCGCTGCTGGTAGGCCACCTTCTGGGCCTCCCAGAAGGCCTGGCCCGCTTCCTGGGCCCGCTTGCCGAGCACGCAGGCCCCGGCCCACAGCAGGGCGCACAGCTTCAGGAAGGTGTACTGCGTGCCGACGATGAGCCCCGCGACCGCGACGGCGGTGACGAGGATGACGGTGCCCACGGTGGAGAAGAGTTTCTGCAGCGTGCCACCGAGGGCCGCGCCCACGGCGCCGCCCGGGGGGTG
This window of the Stigmatella erecta genome carries:
- the plsY gene encoding glycerol-3-phosphate 1-O-acyltransferase PlsY, whose product is MLIALILLGYLAGSIPFGVLVTRWARGVDVRAEGSGNIGATNVARVAGKKAGGLVLVLDALKGALPVLLALQLMPGEPRAHVAVGLAAFLGHCFPVWLKLRGGKGVATALGVLLVLVPLAALVGGAVYALVVKVARMSSLGSLSAGAAAVGTAAFTAAAPEYALLSGLLFAFMLWTHRGNIGRLLRRTERRF
- a CDS encoding THUMP domain-containing class I SAM-dependent RNA methyltransferase, with amino-acid sequence MAERLPLFATTARGTEDLLAEELRELGARRIRQDRGGVRFLASLYEALQVCLWSRIAMRVLYPLGEFEARGAEGLYEAAASVPWEEHLTPDHTFAVEATLRDSEHSHSGFVALKVKDALVDRMRGTLGARPDVNTREPDVRVVAHLAKEKLSLSLDLCGEPLNRRGYRVRPTAAPLKETLAAALLRAANYTGEEPLVDPMCGSGTLLIEAGFIARHRAPGIGRPFAVERWPHQGPRARELLEDLRADARRNERKVLFPILGFDKDPEALEAARRNIKAARLSEEIQVAEGDATKPLPLPKPGGLLITNPPYGERIGTGGQKGMKTFYFKLGESFQELDGWRAHILSGNPGFESAFHARPSSRREVWNGPIECELLGYRLGRWGAPLAERRSEPALGPSKQTPDVAPVRPEHEGEEEA
- a CDS encoding antibiotic biosynthesis monooxygenase family protein, with the protein product MIVAISRFRPPEGQGDALAARFQERARLVDRHEGFLGLEVLRSFERQPEFLLMTRWRDRDALRAYLQSEDFQAAKAAGAAQEDATFALYEVVAQ
- a CDS encoding FtsK/SpoIIIE family DNA translocase, translated to MTAARKGRAEKTVLSRQEIATRRKALAAKKMQTGGASRRAIVGVFLLSASIISFLSVATFSAKDRVGPGFRNMVGPMGHLIAESLRGVVGVCAYLIPLCGGYAAMILFVGDRERRRLPQIAALTLLTLSASVLAHIFFAGEPGWAHPPGGAVGAALGGTLQKLFSTVGTVILVTAVAVAGLIVGTQYTFLKLCALLWAGACVLGKRAQEAGQAFWEAQKVAYQQRQERAAKEKEEEAAFLAQLEADEEELLEAEREAAEAEAAEAEAMAEEAVRLAREAEKEQLLAAKKAAKEAKEVTREAKAQAKEKPSEPAAAPVAQAEKRPAPGADPAWASFLSPTPNIPSPEAVAAEPPRKRDRKTPNIVTAPATPAAVFPMSPAASSEEEDAAPAPVAVPSSPAAAPVAAGPSAIVPAPASALARMPLIVEPKAPPKPTAPKKRDMEEFEFVGGRKSFSLPPLSVLECDLKERTALDKDTFLVTAEKLRAKLADFGIQGEVVEIRPGPVVTMYEFLPGPGIKVSKIAALSDDLAMAMEAMRVRIVAPIPGKGVVGIEVPNKDRETVYLKEIAEQDAFQKSQSKLTMCMGKDIEGMPYVLDLAKAPHLLIAGTTGSGKSVAVNSMIMSILLKSTPEEVRFIMVDPKMLELSVYEGIPHLLLPVVTDPKKAALALRWAVEEMERRYQLLSEAGVRNIAGYNKFVESSATEVKPEKAAEEKKPAKAKKVLVVDGAPSSDGPGVAAPRDDLEDMREAVESEEDVPEVHAEAEEDAVLEESAPEVAPEKKELKKLPYLVVIIDELADLMMVASREVETYVARLAQMARASGIHLMVATQRPSTDVVTGVIKANFPTRVSFMLRSKPDSMTILGTVGSEALLGMGDMLIMPPTSAHLQRVHGAYVSETEIKRAVDHLKAQGKPVFDESILKPRDEDTEGGGEEDELSDELYDQALATVSEMRAVSISMLQRKMRIGYNRAARMIERMEREGVVGPADGAKPREVLLRGVGEMPGAGAM